A stretch of Girardinichthys multiradiatus isolate DD_20200921_A chromosome 20, DD_fGirMul_XY1, whole genome shotgun sequence DNA encodes these proteins:
- the LOC124856197 gene encoding probable transmembrane reductase CYB561D1 isoform X2, translating to MSVAYCLCMTEGILLFSAEGTIFCFKSRKNKVRFHWLCQALVLIAAAVGLGFILASKTVSELPHLVSWHSLLGFSTLTASLLQAACGICVIFHKQLRLSPSPARLKLYHATCGLVVYLLATVTVILAMFSDWFQATVKGIGWWVFAMLPLSPATVVMNQITNAYLLRNKMTS from the exons ATGTCTGTTGCA TACTGCTTGTGCATGACTGAAGGAATCCTCCTCTTCTCTGCCGAGGGAACCATCTTCTGTTTCAAGTCTCGGAAAAATAAAGTCCGTTTCCACTGGTTGTGCCAGGCTCTGGTCCTGATAGCTGCAGCAGTCGGGCTTGGTTTCATACTGGCCAGCAAGACGGTGTCTGAGCTTCCCCACCTGGTGTCCTGGCACAGTCTACTGGGTTTCAGCACCCTCACTGCCTCTCTGCTTCAAGCAGCCTGCGGCATCTGTGTGATTTTCCACAAGCAGCTTCGGCTATCCCCCTCCCCGGCCCGACTTAAGCTGTACCATGCCACCTGTGGCCTGGTGGTCTACCTGCTGGCCACAGTGACGGTCATCTTGGCCATGTTCTCAGACTGGTTTCAGGCAACAGTGAAGGGGATAGGATGGTGGGTTTTTGCCATGCTGCCTCTCTCCCCTGCCACGGTGGTGATGAATCAAATCACCAATGCTTACCTGCTACGCAATAAAATGACCAGCTAG
- the LOC124856197 gene encoding probable transmembrane reductase CYB561D1 isoform X1 encodes MPFDVEYSPVGDGLGMRDFWLYVWLRRAALIAAHVVGLGLTLIISVLSRPGTSLFSWHPLCMSVAYCLCMTEGILLFSAEGTIFCFKSRKNKVRFHWLCQALVLIAAAVGLGFILASKTVSELPHLVSWHSLLGFSTLTASLLQAACGICVIFHKQLRLSPSPARLKLYHATCGLVVYLLATVTVILAMFSDWFQATVKGIGWWVFAMLPLSPATVVMNQITNAYLLRNKMTS; translated from the exons ATGCCGTTTGACGTGGAGTACAGCCCTGTGGGAGACGGGCTGGGCATGCGGGACTTCTGGCTCTACGTCTGGCTTCGCAGAGCTGCTCTGATCGCAGCTCATGTCGTGGGTCTGGGCCTTACTCTCATCATCTCTGTGCTGTCCAGACCCGGAACCA GTCTGTTTTCTTGGCATCCCCTGTGCATGTCTGTTGCA TACTGCTTGTGCATGACTGAAGGAATCCTCCTCTTCTCTGCCGAGGGAACCATCTTCTGTTTCAAGTCTCGGAAAAATAAAGTCCGTTTCCACTGGTTGTGCCAGGCTCTGGTCCTGATAGCTGCAGCAGTCGGGCTTGGTTTCATACTGGCCAGCAAGACGGTGTCTGAGCTTCCCCACCTGGTGTCCTGGCACAGTCTACTGGGTTTCAGCACCCTCACTGCCTCTCTGCTTCAAGCAGCCTGCGGCATCTGTGTGATTTTCCACAAGCAGCTTCGGCTATCCCCCTCCCCGGCCCGACTTAAGCTGTACCATGCCACCTGTGGCCTGGTGGTCTACCTGCTGGCCACAGTGACGGTCATCTTGGCCATGTTCTCAGACTGGTTTCAGGCAACAGTGAAGGGGATAGGATGGTGGGTTTTTGCCATGCTGCCTCTCTCCCCTGCCACGGTGGTGATGAATCAAATCACCAATGCTTACCTGCTACGCAATAAAATGACCAGCTAG